One genomic region from Streptomyces sp. NBC_00457 encodes:
- a CDS encoding LacI family DNA-binding transcriptional regulator, translating to MVQIPKTPAPVSPAQHPVPTSADVARLAGVSRATVSYVLNNTSAVRISEPTRRRVHQAAKELGYVPHAAARSLRAGHSRLVLMPAPTIPVGPLYSQFINELQWALSRLDYTVVQYGTVGLHGDEAARAWAELRPVAVLVPGAGLGPQGVTVLKRSGARAVVTLGPETVDGAHALLMDHATVGHCAATHLYDRGRRRIGVVVPEEPGLETFSAPRLAGVRRALHGTDATVTELPLAYEESAGTRLAARWRELDLDAVFAYNDEYAMLLMRALQDEGVDIPGDTAIIGADDLMLGRLLRPRLSTVHIELPSGRDLAELVDRAVRDPGIAPERHTVLGATVVHRESS from the coding sequence ATGGTGCAGATACCGAAAACGCCCGCCCCCGTGTCGCCCGCGCAGCACCCTGTGCCCACGAGCGCCGATGTGGCCCGCCTGGCCGGCGTCTCGCGCGCGACCGTCTCCTACGTGCTCAACAACACCAGCGCCGTCCGGATCAGCGAGCCGACCCGGCGCCGGGTCCACCAGGCGGCGAAGGAACTCGGGTACGTGCCGCACGCCGCCGCCCGCAGCCTGCGCGCCGGGCACAGCCGGCTCGTCCTGATGCCCGCCCCGACCATCCCGGTCGGCCCGCTCTACAGCCAGTTCATCAACGAGCTCCAATGGGCGCTCAGCCGGCTCGACTACACGGTCGTCCAGTACGGCACCGTCGGCCTCCACGGCGACGAAGCCGCCCGCGCCTGGGCGGAGTTGCGGCCCGTCGCCGTCCTCGTCCCGGGCGCCGGCCTCGGCCCGCAGGGCGTCACGGTGCTGAAGCGCTCCGGCGCCCGGGCCGTCGTCACTCTCGGCCCCGAAACCGTCGACGGCGCCCACGCCCTGCTCATGGACCACGCGACCGTCGGCCACTGCGCCGCCACCCACCTGTACGACCGCGGCCGGCGCCGGATCGGCGTCGTCGTACCGGAGGAGCCCGGCCTGGAGACCTTCTCCGCGCCCCGCCTCGCGGGCGTGCGCCGCGCCCTGCACGGCACGGACGCCACCGTCACCGAACTGCCGCTCGCCTACGAGGAGTCCGCAGGCACCCGGCTCGCCGCGCGCTGGCGGGAACTCGACCTGGACGCCGTGTTCGCGTACAACGACGAGTACGCGATGCTGCTGATGCGCGCGCTGCAGGACGAGGGGGTCGACATTCCCGGGGACACGGCGATCATCGGAGCCGACGACCTGATGCTCGGGCGGCTGCTGCGGCCCCGGCTGAGCACGGTCCACATCGAGCTGCCGTCCGGCCGTGACCTCGCGGAACTCGTCGACCGCGCGGTCCGCGACCCGGGCATCGC
- a CDS encoding TetR/AcrR family transcriptional regulator: MLYAVFMSAPLPPFPGPQEPFDEAGLLQLGSAEDEPCLRADAARNRARLLEAAAELIAEHGVAGVTMEAVAAAAGVGKGTVFRRFGDRTGLLTALLDHSARKLQADFLGGPPPLGPGAPPIERLRAFGTALLYRSAERLELELAAQPEPTRRYSHPSLRALRTHMVILLRQIVPDADGQLLAQTLLGYLDPAAIHHLTKQCGMPLERLEAGWVDLVARVTRTDPPS; encoded by the coding sequence ATGCTTTACGCTGTTTTCATGTCCGCCCCTCTGCCGCCCTTCCCGGGGCCTCAAGAGCCCTTCGACGAAGCCGGGTTGTTGCAGCTCGGCAGCGCCGAGGACGAGCCCTGCCTGCGTGCCGACGCGGCCCGCAACCGGGCCCGCCTGCTGGAGGCCGCCGCCGAGCTGATCGCCGAGCACGGCGTCGCCGGGGTCACGATGGAGGCGGTGGCCGCGGCGGCCGGAGTGGGCAAGGGGACGGTCTTCCGCCGCTTCGGCGACCGCACGGGTCTGCTGACGGCGCTGCTGGACCACTCCGCGCGCAAGCTCCAGGCCGACTTCCTCGGCGGACCGCCGCCCCTGGGGCCCGGGGCGCCGCCGATCGAGCGGCTGCGGGCGTTCGGCACGGCCCTGCTGTACCGCTCGGCCGAACGGCTGGAGCTGGAACTGGCCGCCCAGCCGGAACCGACCCGCCGGTACTCCCACCCGTCGCTCCGGGCGCTGCGCACGCACATGGTGATCCTGCTGCGGCAGATCGTGCCCGACGCCGACGGCCAGCTCCTCGCCCAGACGCTGCTGGGCTACCTCGACCCCGCCGCGATCCACCATCTGACCAAGCAGTGCGGGATGCCGCTGGAGCGGCTGGAGGCGGGCTGGGTCGACCTGGTCGCCCGCGTCACGCGTACCGACCCGCCCAGCTGA
- a CDS encoding NAD(P)H-dependent oxidoreductase, whose translation MSVRILALVGSLRAGSHNRQLAEAAVKLAPEGADIHLFEGLAEIPFYNEDIDVEGSVPAPAAKLREAAQAADGFLLFSPEYNGTIPAVLKNAIDWLSRPYGAGAITDKPVAVVGTAFGQYGGVWAQDEARKAAGIAGGKVLEDVKLSIPGSVTRFAETHPADDAEVAADLAEVVARLHVYAGETAAA comes from the coding sequence ATGTCTGTTCGCATCCTGGCGCTCGTCGGCAGCCTTCGCGCCGGTTCGCACAACCGTCAGCTCGCCGAGGCCGCCGTCAAGCTGGCCCCGGAGGGCGCGGATATCCACCTGTTCGAGGGCCTGGCCGAGATCCCCTTCTACAACGAGGACATCGACGTCGAGGGCAGCGTCCCGGCCCCGGCCGCCAAGCTGCGCGAGGCCGCGCAGGCCGCCGACGGGTTCCTGCTCTTCTCGCCCGAGTACAACGGCACCATCCCGGCCGTCCTGAAGAACGCCATCGACTGGCTGTCCCGCCCGTACGGCGCCGGCGCGATCACCGACAAGCCGGTCGCCGTGGTCGGCACCGCCTTCGGCCAGTACGGCGGTGTGTGGGCGCAGGACGAGGCCCGCAAGGCCGCGGGCATCGCGGGCGGCAAGGTGCTGGAGGACGTCAAGCTGTCCATCCCCGGTTCCGTGACCCGCTTCGCCGAGACGCACCCGGCCGACGACGCCGAGGTCGCCGCGGACCTCGCCGAGGTCGTCGCCCGGCTGCACGTGTACGCCGGAGAGACCGCCGCGGCCTGA